A window of Nicotiana sylvestris chromosome 8, ASM39365v2, whole genome shotgun sequence genomic DNA:
AATCCATATGGCATGCAGTTGATTGGGAGGAGGAAATCGAGGCCAGAGTTAGAGAAACCAGAAGGGAAGTGGCACAAGAGTTCCAATCTCGTATTGACATTTTACAAGAAGATAAGGGCATTCTGGAGACAGCCATGGACATACAACAGGCTGATTTTGAGCGAGAAAAGGCTCAGTGGGCACAAGAGAGGTGAGCACTCAAAGCTCAAATTAGGCAGAAAAAAGTGATCACTACCGCTCAACAACAAGAAGAAAGAGAAGCCCAATTCAAGGTGGTCCGTGATCATGAGCGTAGAGGTTTTGCCCCATTAATCCAAGGTCTGAGGGAACAGATAAGGGGAGTTGAGTCAAACAAGGGGAGCCAGATCGCGGAGTTTGAAGTAGAAAGACATCACTACCAAAGTATGATCAATCGGTTGGAGGGGGAGTTACTAGAAAATCGGCGCCAGAAAGATATGGCCTTGGACCGCGAGCATGATGCACTAGAACTAGTTGAGACCCATGGTCAGCAAAATCAAGAGTTGCATGTGGCTCTAAAATACATTAAAGGAAAGATCCTCGAGGTAGCCACATATACCTCGACATCATGCAGGAGTTGCCAGGGAATGACGCCCGAGCGGTTTGCAGAAGTATCATTGAATGTTGCTCGTCATATATCTGCAGACTCGGAGAGGATATACCGCAATATTGGGGGTCGGCCGCAGGAACAAGCACCTTGATTACAGTGATGCTGGTGGATTCTACTACAGAGATCAAAGTCTTCTTTTAGTTAGCAGTCCTTTTAATTATTCTTTTGTTATCTTTGAGTATGTAATAGTCTTTTGGTGTTTTGAGTCTTGTTGTTTTGACTTTTATCCTAATAAGTCTGTTTGAGTCGGGTCTGGTCTTATTTATCTTTATGTAATTCCTGCTTTTTGAGTCTTGtatcaaaaaaaattctttatttaaaaatcaatgaaaaagattttgtttagaaaaatgcgaaaatgaaccaaaaaatgtttgttttgtaaataaataaataaaaaaacatatGGTCATGtacctgaactacgtaatgatctgattcatacAGAaatatgatacgtaggcaacccacaaaaggttcgatcaaatatttttcaaataactCAAAAGTGAGGGATCAAAATAAGGCGATTGAAAAACAAAGAGGGAGAGAAGGAAATAGCAGTGTCAATAAGTAACAAGCTGATAAGACGGAATGAAACATAAAGTCTTCCAAAAGCATATTAGAGATGGTGATATTTTAGGAGCATAACATATTACGTGTGATTCCTATCTGTAAAATGCTTAACCCTAACACATTTGTTGCCTCTTATCTAGTAagcttaaggtggttggtttgtggtgaaACTGGCAACACATtattacttcacaagatctaagggaGCAGTGGTAATGGATAACAATGATGAAATCGAGTTGGTCAGTGACAATCCGCAGGGTCAGTCAGTTGAGCAAGAGTCGGAGGAGATAAAATATTGAGACATCAATCGTTAGATATATATCAAGCTTGGGTTTCCGGTCGACCTCCACCCCAAGGTCCTTCAGAAGGAACTTCCACCATACCCCAGGCTACTCAAACACCGCTCCATGCAACGAGCGATCACATTCTACCACCAGGGTATGTGCTAAACTACAACCTCCATGCTGCCCCCGGTACCTCTAACATGTGACCTCCGGTCGCACCAGTCAGGAGCACCCCTCTCGTCGTGTCTGGCGCACCGGTATATACAATCCTTCCACCACCTCTTATGACAAGGCCAAACAATGAGCCACCATCTCATGCTTATGATGGCCAATACTACTCTCCAAATATGGCTTTTGGGATCTCGACTCCATACAATCAGACTCCTCAGTACGAGTTGCCAGTGGAAAATAAAAAGCCTGCCACGACGGTTGAGCCAGATGAGATGGCTAGGAAAATGAAAAGCCTTgaacaaaatataaagaatatacagggactaggtggtcacaaaagtgtttcattcagtgatctatgcatgttccctcacatccatttgccacgagggttcaagaccccaaaatttgagaaatatgatggacaCGACGACCGTATCACCCActtgaaaaggtactgcaacTAGCTGAGAGGTGCAGGAGGAAAGGAAGAGCTGCTAATGGCTTACTTTGGGGAAAGCCTTGTGGGGGTAGCTTCTGAATGGTTCATTGACCAAGATATCTCTCATTGGCATGTTTGGGATGATATGGCCAGGCCTTCGTCAAACAATTTCAGTACAATATTGATATTGTGCCGGATCGTAATTCCTTGtccaatatgaagaaaaagcTAACCGAAAGTTTTAAGGAGTATGCCATcaagtggagggagcaagctgctagagttaagccacccatggataacCACGAGTTGATCACTATTTTTCTGGAGGCTCAAGAGCTTGATTACTTttagaacatgatgtccgcgaTGGGTAGACCTTTTGCAGAAGCAATCAAAATAGGGGAGATGGTCGAAAATGGCCTCAAGATTGGCAGAATTGTAAGTCAAACTACTCTCAAAGCCACCACCCAAGCTATCCAAAATGGGTCAGGAGGTttggaaaatagaaaaaaaagagatgaaaggGTCCACGATGGCTCCGGGATCTAGGAAAGCTAAAATAGGGGCATCACACCCTTATGTGCAAGTTCAGTAGGGGCAATCCAGCTACCCTCAACATTATTATCCCCCGCCAATTCCTCAATACTCTATGGGCCCGCCACAATATACAGTGTTCAACGCTCAATCATATGCTCGACCTCCCAATCAGCAGGTACATGCACCAGCTTCAAGGGCCTCCCGACCTCAACAGCAAAATTTTCGGGCACCATACAATGCTCTTCCCAGGCAAGATTATGGTCGAGAGTAGAGGTTGGCAGAAAAATTCACTCCATTGGCTGAATCATACTCTAGTTTATTCTAGAAGCTGAAGCAAATGGGCGTGATTGGACCCATTGATCCCAACCATATGCATCCTGATTCACATGGATTTCAAGCAAATGCTATATGTGAATATCATTCAGGTGCCCCGGGGCATAACACTGATGACTGTTGGACTCTAAAAAGAGCCATAGAAAGACTTATTTCTGAAAAATTGATTGTAGTGACGAATGGCGATGACCCTCCTAATGTGACAAAAAACTCGTTGCCAGCACACAATAATGTTCATTTTGTTGGAATGATTGGCCGAGATCAAGAATACAAGCCGGTCGGCCAAACAGAAATGACAGTGGGAGCAATTCAAGAAAGAACAAATCTGGAAGTAAGTCCAAGCCGAGATGTGCCGTTGATTGTGAAAGGCGCCCTAAGCTCAGAAAAGGTAACTTTATTTGTGCCCAAGGTCTCGAGGGTATAGGTTCGCTCCAATGTTCCAAGCCCAAGGTTGTATGTCCTTGGAGGCCACCCCATCACAAGGCAGAATCAGGGTGGTACGAATGGCATAACAGAGCCGATCATAATCAAACCTGTCGTGCAACCTCCTGTGACAAACACGGAAACCATTCCTTAGAACTATAACAAAACTGTGATGAcctacaaaggcaaggaaatcatagaggaagtgggggaaactggaggtttgactcgatcggggaggtgTTACTCTCCAGAAGAGTTGAGGAAGGCCAAGCAAATCAGAGAAGGCCAATTACCAATAAAGAAACCAGTCACTGAAgcagaggcggaagagtttttgaagaagatgaaagttCAGGATTACTCAATCATTGACCAGCTAAGAAAGACTCCTTCCCAAATCTCTCTACTATCTCTGCTCATACATTCCAAAAAGCATGCCCGTGTACTAATCAAGGTCCTGAACGAGGCACATATCTCACAAGAGACCACAGTGAATCAGTTAGAGAAGATGGCCAATAGATTTTTTGAGGTGAACAGAATCTCCTTTACTGATGATGGACTTCCCGAGGAAAGAGCCGGGCACAATAGGGCTTTgaacttgatggtcaaatgtGAGGGGCATTATGTAAAGCGAGTCATGGTTGATGGAGGCTTAATGTATGCCCTCTCTGCCTTGCAAAGCATGAAGATCAATACAGACAGAATCCGACCCACCAATGTTCGCATCCGGGCTTTTGATGGCTCAGCGAGAGAtaccattggggaaatcaacctcaCCATGATGATTGGGCCAGTTGACTTTGAGATTGTTTTCCAAGTAGTGGACATGGTCAGTTCTTATAACTTtcttcttggaaggccatggatccataCAACCTGAGCTGTGCCATCCACCTTGTACCAGCTTCTCAAATTCGAACATGACAGGCAAGAAATTATTGTTCACGGGGAAGACGAGTCTTCCATTTATAAAGACCCGTTAATCCCCTGTATTGAGGCCAAGGAAGGGTGTGAGTCCATTGTCTATCAGGCTTTTGAAGTGGTTGCTATGGACCATGTTGAGGAAGGAAAGCCCATTCTGCATCCTCGTTTTTCCGCCACATCTATAATGGTGGCTGCATTTATGTTGAGACAAGGTTAtgagccaggaaaaggcttgggggcatcattgcaaggaattTCGGAGCCTATTTCTCTATTCAGTAACTAGGGTACTTTTGGCTTAGGCTTCAGGCCAACACAAGTAGACAAAAACAAAGCCAAACACCGCAAAAAGCATGGATGGGTCTTGCAACAACCTATCCCTTACattttctacacttttgtcaAGCCACGACTCCAATAGGGTCAAAATTCCTCGGCGCATGCAAACATTGATGAAATTTGATCCAGGATGGTAAAGGCAAACATCTGAAGTGAATATGATCCAGGCTGGTAAAGGCACTAGTCGTGCTGATATGCAACTAATTGATCCAGACACCATGCTCACCAACTGGGAAGTAACCCCTCTCCTCacaaggaaggagtcttggtagtttgcttttgcagcttcttttttgtattttgggtTACTTTCAGGATTGTAATCCAAACATCTCAGTATGATTGTTTTATTTTGATGTTAACCATTCTATCCTTtcgaattcaatgaaatgcagttcaGTTTCCTATTAAGTTTTgtatcttttccttttcctaattcatgtcattttatttctatttcagttttgttaatgctggctttaataacatgacatgtatGCAGAATTCATGCCTAGATCTTAAAAAGCTGTCTAATATCGAAATAATGCATCAAGAGGTTGAATATAATGAAGATGAGgttgttgaggaaataaaaagagagttggaacgatttgaaaacaagcctaagcCCAACCTCAATGAAACTGAGACAATTAATATCGGAAGTCATGaagaagtcagagaaacgaagataagcattcacactgaaCAAAAAACCAGAGATGCCTTGATTCaacttttattttaatataaagaTATGTTTGCTTGGTCTTACGATGATATGCCGGGTTTAAGTAATGATCTAGTGGTTCAAAAGCTTCTTACGTATCCTGATTTTCCACCAatccaacaaaagcaacgaaaatttaaaacagacgtgagtgacaaaatcaaggaggaaATAATGAAGCAACTGAGCGCCAATGTGGTCTGAGCTGTCCGATACACCACCTGGGTGGcgaatgttgtgcctgtgccgaagaaggatggaaagaccagagtctgtgttgactatagggatctgaacaaagcaagtccaaaggataattttcctttaccaaatatCAACATTCTTGTAGATAATTGCGCAAATCATGAGATACAATCGTTCGTGGATTGCTACGATGGGtaccaccaaattctaatggatgaggatGCTGCAGAAAAGGCCGCTTTCACCACTTCATGGGGTACgtattgttacagggtcatgccattcggtttaaagaatgcaggggcaacTTATATGAAGGCCATGACCACTatttttcacgacatgatgcacaaagagattgaagtatatgtcgatgatgtcatcataaaatcaaagacacgGGCTGATCACATGTGCAATTTGAAAAAGTTCTTCGAACGGCTTCGAAGGTATGACTTAAGCTTAATccagccaagtgtgcatttggggttccatctgGGAATTTCCTCGGTTTTATAGTCAGCCGAAGaggcattgaactggatccatctaagataaaatccattCGAGATctgccacccccaaagaacaaaAAGGGAGTCATGAGTTTGCttggaaggttgaactacatcagtagcttcattgctcagctcacaaccacgtgcgggcccatctttaagttgctgaaaaaggatgtcGCTA
This region includes:
- the LOC138874977 gene encoding uncharacterized protein — protein: MGVIGPIDPNHMHPDSHGFQANAICEYHSGAPGHNTDDCWTLKRAIERLISEKLIVVTNGDDPPNVTKNSLPAHNNVHFVGMIGRDQEYKPVGQTEMTVGAIQERTNLEVSPSRDVPLIVKGALSSEKNYNKTVMTYKGKEIIEEVGETGGLTRSGRCYSPEELRKAKQIREGQLPIKKPVTEAEAEEFLKKMKVQDYSIIDQLRKTPSQISLLSLLIHSKKHARVLIKVLNEAHISQETTVNQLEKMANRFFEVNRISFTDDGLPEERAGHNRALNLMVKCEGHYVKRVMVDGGLMYALSALQSMKINTDRIRPTNVRIRAFDGSARDTIGEINLTMMIGPVDFEIVFQVVDMLLKFEHDRQEIIVHGEDESSIYKDPLIPCIEAKEGCESIVYQAFEVVAMDHVEEGKPILHPRFSATSIMVAAFMLRQGYEPGKGLGASLQGISEPISLFSN